Proteins encoded in a region of the Nitrospiria bacterium genome:
- a CDS encoding C40 family peptidase, whose protein sequence is MNPRRALGMTTLMLAILAGCAGNPPRTDFSVLPREDGRSVTPIQRGVVETARALLGAPYRFGGTTPEGFDCSGFVGYVFRRAVHLALPRETQDLVRAGRPVPVSELAPADLVYFKIEHQKPLHVGIYIGGGKFIHAPSARGRVNVQTLDRDYWRDRYLGARRLF, encoded by the coding sequence ATGAATCCGCGACGGGCCCTGGGGATGACGACGCTGATGCTCGCGATCTTGGCGGGCTGCGCCGGGAACCCTCCCCGGACGGATTTTTCAGTTCTTCCAAGGGAGGACGGACGCTCGGTCACGCCGATTCAACGAGGGGTGGTCGAGACCGCCCGCGCGCTGCTGGGCGCTCCGTACCGCTTCGGCGGGACGACGCCGGAGGGATTTGACTGCAGCGGGTTCGTCGGCTACGTTTTTCGGCGGGCCGTGCATCTTGCCCTTCCCCGCGAAACGCAGGACTTGGTCCGCGCGGGAAGACCGGTTCCGGTGAGCGAGCTGGCGCCGGCCGATCTGGTCTACTTCAAGATCGAACACCAGAAGCCGCTGCACGTGGGGATTTATATCGGCGGGGGGAAATTCATCCATGCCCCGAGCGCCCGGGGACGGGTCAATGTCCAGACCCTCGACCGGGATTACTGGCGGGACCGTTACCTCGGCGCGCGCCGGCTGTTCTGA
- a CDS encoding DUF488 domain-containing protein, which produces MKKARRHVRLKRVYEKPSKEDGVRILVERLWPRGLTKEKARIDLWPKEIAPSDGLRKWFGHDPAKWDDFRKRYEAELKKKKEAIERLRRKVGEGDVTFVYAARDEAHNSAVALKRFLGF; this is translated from the coding sequence ATGAAGAAGGCGCGCCGCCATGTACGGCTCAAACGGGTCTATGAAAAACCCTCCAAAGAAGACGGGGTCCGGATCCTGGTCGAACGGCTCTGGCCGCGGGGGCTGACGAAGGAGAAGGCCCGGATCGATCTGTGGCCCAAAGAAATCGCGCCGAGCGATGGGTTGAGAAAATGGTTCGGCCATGATCCGGCCAAGTGGGACGATTTCCGCAAACGCTACGAAGCCGAACTGAAGAAGAAAAAGGAAGCGATCGAGCGGCTCCGGCGGAAAGTCGGCGAAGGGGATGTGACGTTTGTTTACGCGGCGCGCGATGAAGCGCACAACAGCGCCGTGGCGCTGAAACGCTTTCTCGGATTTTAG
- a CDS encoding cupredoxin domain-containing protein yields the protein MLIAVLPFLIVAAASSVLTAVEAAKVEIVIRNYTFEFQGGALRPNEPGVIILKNQDKVQHGFTSPFLAEQDVQVEAAAGTTYGKGIRGVYINPGETLKIRFTPNRPGSFQFRCDLHPNMKGELLFLSVQGVKD from the coding sequence ATGTTGATCGCCGTTCTCCCCTTCCTCATCGTTGCGGCCGCTTCCTCCGTCCTGACGGCGGTGGAGGCCGCAAAGGTCGAGATCGTGATCCGAAACTATACCTTCGAATTCCAAGGCGGGGCCCTCCGGCCGAACGAGCCGGGAGTCATCATTCTGAAAAACCAGGATAAGGTCCAGCACGGATTCACCTCGCCGTTTCTTGCGGAACAGGACGTCCAGGTCGAAGCCGCCGCCGGGACGACATACGGGAAAGGGATCCGGGGCGTCTACATCAATCCGGGCGAGACTCTCAAGATCCGGTTCACGCCCAACCGCCCGGGCAGCTTTCAATTTCGGTGCGATCTTCATCCGAACATGAAGGGCGAGCTGCTCTTCCTGTCCGTGCAGGGGGTTAAGGACTGA
- a CDS encoding heme-binding protein, whose amino-acid sequence MRDDRFVVLTTLLLGLELFAGPASAEDLPTEKVLPLSLATEAAGAALAACEKQGYYVSAAVVDRDGVVRILLRSDGAGPHTLDSSSRKAYTAASLGRPTGDLVKIIAGNPANEGLRNMNERILILAGGLPVKAGDEVVGGIGVGGAPGGEKDEACALAGLDKIKDRLK is encoded by the coding sequence ATGCGCGATGATCGTTTCGTCGTCTTGACGACCCTTTTACTGGGCCTGGAACTTTTCGCGGGGCCGGCGTCGGCAGAGGACCTGCCGACCGAAAAGGTCCTGCCGCTCTCGCTCGCGACCGAGGCGGCCGGGGCCGCGCTGGCCGCCTGCGAAAAACAGGGCTATTACGTCAGCGCCGCCGTCGTCGACCGCGACGGGGTGGTGCGGATCCTCCTCCGGAGCGACGGCGCCGGGCCTCATACGCTGGACAGCAGCAGCCGCAAGGCCTACACGGCCGCGAGCCTCGGCCGTCCGACCGGAGACCTGGTCAAGATCATCGCGGGCAATCCGGCCAACGAAGGGTTGCGGAATATGAACGAAAGGATCTTGATTCTGGCGGGCGGGCTTCCCGTGAAGGCGGGGGACGAAGTCGTCGGCGGCATCGGCGTGGGCGGCGCGCCCGGCGGCGAAAAGGACGAGGCCTGCGCCCTGGCCGGGCTGGACAAAATCAAGGACCGCTTGAAATAG
- the glpD gene encoding glycerol-3-phosphate dehydrogenase — protein sequence MPSRRPSLKDWASGPFDVILIGGGINGAGIARDAALRGFRVALFEQADYGFGTSSRSSKLIHGGVRYLEQGHLPLVFEASQERQTLLRIAPHLVRPLPFLFPVYRGARWGIFFLDAGMWLYDLLSLSRNIRRHRMLGREETLRLEPDLLPDGLIGAALFYDGQMDDARLCLANILEARERGAAVRNYTAVTGLVKDGNDRVAGVRVRDRLSRREETVMGSVVVNAAGPWVDEVGRMEAPEAHPKLRKTRGSHLIVPSLTRGHALVIRSAKDNRVLFVIPWEGMSLVGTTDIDFNGDPGDVHCPPDDFDYLLNEARRFFPKRNIGPGEVIATFAGVRPLIQSGEAKASEVSREEKIDESPSGLISITGGKFTTYRKIAETVVDKIRKRLPEFPVGPCATRSRPLWGGDTGDLETYINERTPELARRHSLEPDQVRHLVMTHGTRHAHVLDLLRENRALGERLHPSLPHLKAEVVYAVRQESAVMLADVLRRRTTIALGPLRADKRLLENAIALMASELDWPKDEAERQKTEYLAEIS from the coding sequence ATGCCCTCCCGCCGGCCCTCTCTTAAAGATTGGGCCTCCGGCCCCTTTGACGTGATCCTCATCGGCGGCGGGATCAACGGCGCCGGGATCGCCCGCGACGCCGCGCTTCGGGGCTTCCGCGTCGCGCTCTTCGAGCAGGCTGATTACGGCTTCGGCACCAGCAGCCGGTCCTCCAAACTGATCCACGGCGGGGTCCGTTACCTGGAGCAGGGCCATCTGCCCCTGGTCTTCGAGGCCAGCCAGGAACGCCAGACGCTGCTCCGGATCGCGCCCCACCTCGTCCGCCCGCTCCCTTTTCTTTTTCCGGTCTATCGCGGGGCCCGCTGGGGAATTTTTTTTCTGGACGCCGGGATGTGGCTGTACGATCTGCTCTCGCTGTCCCGCAATATCCGTCGCCACCGGATGCTCGGCCGCGAAGAGACGCTGCGACTTGAGCCGGATCTTCTTCCGGACGGGCTGATCGGGGCGGCCCTGTTTTACGACGGCCAGATGGACGACGCGCGCCTCTGCCTGGCCAATATCCTGGAGGCGCGGGAGCGGGGCGCCGCCGTCCGGAACTACACGGCGGTCACCGGACTGGTGAAGGACGGAAACGACCGCGTCGCCGGCGTCCGCGTCCGGGACCGGCTGAGCCGCCGGGAGGAAACCGTCATGGGATCGGTTGTGGTGAACGCGGCCGGGCCCTGGGTGGACGAGGTCGGCCGGATGGAAGCGCCGGAGGCCCACCCGAAACTCCGGAAGACCCGCGGCTCGCATCTGATCGTGCCCTCCCTCACGCGCGGCCATGCGCTGGTGATCCGGAGCGCGAAGGACAACCGCGTGCTGTTCGTGATTCCCTGGGAGGGGATGAGCCTGGTCGGAACCACGGACATCGATTTCAACGGCGACCCCGGCGACGTGCATTGTCCCCCCGACGACTTCGACTACCTGCTCAACGAGGCCCGGCGGTTTTTCCCGAAACGGAACATCGGACCCGGGGAGGTGATCGCCACCTTCGCGGGGGTGCGCCCGCTGATTCAGTCGGGAGAGGCCAAGGCGTCCGAAGTGTCGCGCGAGGAGAAGATCGATGAAAGCCCGTCGGGCCTGATCTCGATCACCGGCGGGAAATTCACGACCTATCGCAAGATCGCCGAAACGGTGGTGGATAAGATCCGGAAGCGCCTACCCGAGTTCCCGGTCGGGCCCTGCGCGACGCGCTCGCGTCCGCTCTGGGGAGGCGACACGGGAGATCTCGAGACGTATATCAACGAGCGAACACCGGAGCTGGCCCGCCGCCATTCGCTGGAGCCGGACCAGGTCAGGCATCTCGTCATGACCCACGGCACCCGGCACGCCCACGTGCTGGACCTTCTCCGCGAGAATCGCGCGCTCGGGGAACGGCTTCATCCCTCGCTCCCGCATCTGAAGGCCGAGGTGGTTTACGCCGTCCGGCAGGAATCGGCCGTCATGCTCGCGGACGTTTTGCGCCGGCGGACCACGATCGCACTCGGACCCTTGCGCGCGGACAAGCGCCTCTTGGAGAATGCGATCGCGCTCATGGCCTCCGAGCTGGACTGGCCCAAAGACGAAGCCGAGCGACAGAAAACGGAATACCTGGCCGAAATTTCGTAG
- a CDS encoding pitrilysin family protein — MIRNESFLSRNGKIFPDERPAAGGLRRRTGCAALGTALGLVLLLGCAAAPKATRPETDERADVLRATLKNGLRVVIVRNTLSPVVTTVVNYLVGSNEAPEGFPGTAHAQEHMMFRGSPDLSADQLADISAAMGGMFDADTQQRVTQYFFTVPAADLDVALHIEAGRMRDVLDTEALWQQERGAIEQEVAQDLSNPEYVFYTRLLGSMFKGTPYAHDALGSRPSFDKTTGAMLKGFHDTWYVPNNAVLVIVGDVSPRQALAEVESQFDDIPAKNLPERPVVRLEPVQAETLNLDTDLPYGVAVLSLRFPGSDSPDYAAAQVLADVLSSQRGSFYALVPAGKSLSANFSLDVFREASLAYAETAFPKGGDGAALIEETKKILADDVKNGIPADLVEAAKRHERAEAEFQKNSVSGLAMAWSQALAVEGRTSPADDVRAIENVSAADVDRVAREYLDPDRAVTAVLTPQSSGQPVSSSAFGGKESFASNRLQPVELPDWAEKAVERVTLPSSTVHPVVTTLPNGLKLIVQTETITDTVAVYGHVKNNPDMETPQGREGLDDVLDRLFSFGTTALDRVAFQTALDDIGASESAGEDFSLQVLANQFDRGMRLLADNELHPALPEAAFKIVQRQQAAAVAGELQSPDYLASRALHTALFPKNDPVLREANPDTLFSLTLKDVDDYYRATYRPDLTSIVVIGKVTPEEARSVVEKYFGRWAAAGPKPETEPPPVPLNKPAVASVPDASKVQDEVTLSETLGLVRSNPDYYALELGNHVLGGAFYATRLYRDLREKGGLVYFVSSSFKVGKTRAFYTVSYACDPPNVSKARAIVVRDLKDMQTAPVTPDELQRAKALLLREIPLSESSTDAIAGGLLSRSTQDLPLDEPTQAGRRYLELTTEQVEAAFARWLRPDDLVQVAEGPKPP, encoded by the coding sequence ATGATTAGGAATGAAAGCTTCTTATCCCGGAACGGCAAAATCTTCCCGGATGAAAGACCCGCCGCGGGCGGGTTGCGGCGTCGGACCGGTTGCGCGGCGTTGGGGACCGCCCTGGGACTGGTGCTCCTGCTGGGTTGCGCGGCCGCACCCAAAGCCACCCGTCCGGAAACGGACGAGCGGGCCGACGTGCTGCGCGCGACCCTGAAAAACGGCCTGCGCGTCGTGATCGTCCGGAACACGCTGTCCCCCGTGGTCACCACGGTTGTCAATTATCTGGTCGGCTCCAACGAGGCTCCGGAAGGGTTTCCCGGAACCGCGCACGCCCAGGAACATATGATGTTCCGCGGCAGCCCGGATCTTTCGGCCGATCAACTGGCCGACATCTCCGCGGCGATGGGCGGCATGTTCGACGCCGACACGCAACAGAGGGTCACCCAGTACTTTTTCACCGTCCCCGCGGCCGATCTGGACGTGGCGTTGCACATCGAGGCCGGCCGCATGCGGGACGTCCTGGACACGGAAGCGCTCTGGCAGCAGGAGCGCGGCGCCATTGAACAGGAGGTGGCCCAAGATCTCTCCAATCCGGAATATGTTTTCTACACGAGGCTCCTCGGATCCATGTTCAAGGGCACGCCGTACGCCCACGACGCGCTGGGCAGCCGCCCCTCGTTCGACAAAACCACGGGGGCGATGCTCAAAGGATTCCACGACACCTGGTACGTTCCCAACAACGCCGTCCTGGTGATCGTGGGGGATGTGTCGCCCCGGCAGGCGCTGGCCGAGGTCGAGAGCCAGTTTGACGACATCCCGGCCAAGAATCTTCCGGAGCGTCCGGTCGTCCGTCTCGAGCCCGTTCAGGCGGAGACGCTGAACCTCGATACGGACCTGCCGTACGGCGTGGCCGTCCTGTCCCTCCGATTCCCGGGATCGGACAGCCCCGACTACGCGGCGGCGCAGGTGCTGGCGGACGTTTTGAGCAGCCAGCGGGGCAGCTTCTATGCCTTGGTTCCGGCGGGAAAATCGCTCTCCGCGAATTTTTCCCTGGACGTCTTTCGCGAGGCCAGCCTGGCCTACGCGGAGACCGCGTTTCCAAAGGGGGGCGACGGAGCGGCCCTGATCGAAGAGACCAAGAAAATCCTGGCCGACGATGTGAAGAACGGGATCCCGGCCGATCTGGTGGAGGCGGCCAAACGGCATGAACGGGCGGAAGCGGAGTTCCAGAAAAACTCCGTGTCCGGGTTGGCCATGGCCTGGTCCCAGGCGCTGGCCGTCGAAGGCCGGACCTCTCCTGCGGACGACGTCCGGGCCATCGAGAACGTTTCGGCAGCGGACGTCGACCGCGTCGCCCGGGAATATCTGGACCCGGACCGCGCCGTCACCGCCGTCCTCACGCCGCAATCCTCGGGTCAACCGGTCTCGTCCAGCGCCTTCGGGGGCAAGGAGTCCTTCGCGTCGAACAGGCTCCAGCCCGTGGAACTCCCGGACTGGGCGGAGAAGGCCGTCGAGCGGGTTACCCTTCCCTCGTCCACGGTGCATCCCGTCGTGACGACGCTTCCCAACGGACTCAAGCTCATCGTCCAGACCGAAACGATCACCGACACGGTGGCGGTTTACGGTCACGTCAAAAACAACCCGGACATGGAAACGCCCCAAGGCCGGGAGGGCTTAGACGACGTGCTGGACCGGCTTTTTTCGTTCGGGACGACCGCGCTGGACCGCGTGGCCTTCCAAACCGCGCTGGACGACATTGGCGCAAGTGAATCCGCGGGGGAAGATTTTTCCCTTCAGGTGCTGGCCAACCAGTTCGATCGCGGGATGAGGCTCCTGGCCGACAACGAACTGCACCCGGCCCTGCCCGAAGCGGCGTTTAAAATCGTCCAGCGACAACAGGCCGCGGCCGTGGCGGGTGAACTTCAAAGTCCCGACTATCTCGCGAGCCGGGCCCTGCACACCGCCCTCTTCCCCAAAAACGATCCCGTGTTGCGCGAGGCCAACCCCGACACCCTTTTTTCGCTGACGCTCAAGGACGTGGACGACTACTATCGCGCCACGTACCGGCCCGACCTGACCAGCATCGTGGTCATCGGGAAGGTGACGCCCGAAGAGGCCCGATCGGTGGTCGAGAAATATTTCGGACGCTGGGCGGCCGCGGGGCCCAAGCCCGAGACAGAGCCGCCGCCGGTGCCGCTCAACAAACCGGCCGTCGCCAGCGTGCCGGACGCCAGCAAGGTCCAGGACGAGGTCACGCTGTCGGAAACGCTCGGACTGGTCCGGTCCAACCCGGACTATTACGCGCTGGAGCTGGGCAACCATGTGCTGGGCGGCGCCTTCTACGCGACCCGCCTTTACCGAGACCTGCGCGAGAAGGGGGGACTGGTTTATTTCGTGTCCTCTTCCTTCAAGGTCGGCAAGACGCGCGCTTTTTATACGGTGAGCTACGCGTGCGACCCGCCCAATGTCTCGAAGGCGCGCGCCATCGTGGTGCGCGATTTGAAAGACATGCAGACGGCGCCGGTGACTCCGGACGAGCTGCAGCGGGCCAAGGCCCTGCTCCTCCGGGAAATCCCCTTGTCCGAATCCAGCACGGACGCCATCGCCGGAGGGCTGCTCTCGCGGTCGACTCAAGACCTGCCGCTGGACGAGCCGACGCAGGCCGGGCGCCGTTACCTTGAGCTCACCACCGAGCAGGTCGAGGCGGCCTTTGCCCGGTGGCTTCGCCCGGACGATCTGGTTCAGGTGGCCGAAGGTCCTAAGCCTCCGTAA
- a CDS encoding polymer-forming cytoskeletal protein, translated as MWNWNYESEDKILPQPRNPLEGNPPVKHNPESRREKMGQVAIIGQSIQIKGELTGNEDLTIDGTVEGNIQLKENSLTIGPNGNIKADINAKKVTIIGEVQGNVTAEETVEIRETGKLRGNITAPRLVIADGAFFKGSVEMERKAGPAKDKPHRDDRPASRPELLAVKP; from the coding sequence ATGTGGAACTGGAACTACGAGTCGGAGGATAAGATCCTGCCGCAACCGAGGAATCCTTTGGAAGGGAACCCACCGGTCAAACACAACCCCGAATCAAGGAGGGAGAAAATGGGACAAGTCGCGATCATCGGTCAATCCATCCAGATCAAGGGCGAGCTGACCGGCAATGAAGACCTGACCATCGACGGCACCGTCGAGGGAAACATCCAGCTCAAGGAAAACAGTCTCACCATCGGCCCCAACGGAAACATCAAGGCGGACATCAACGCCAAGAAGGTCACGATCATCGGGGAAGTCCAGGGCAACGTCACCGCGGAAGAAACGGTCGAGATCCGGGAGACCGGAAAGCTCCGCGGGAATATCACCGCGCCCCGCCTGGTGATCGCGGACGGGGCCTTCTTCAAGGGCAGCGTCGAGATGGAAAGAAAAGCCGGCCCGGCGAAGGACAAACCGCATCGCGACGACAGGCCGGCTTCAAGGCCCGAGCTGCTGGCGGTGAAACCGTAA
- a CDS encoding arsenosugar biosynthesis-associated peroxidase-like protein, translating into MADYYQSKDLSRFAEVGKFAGDLMKKFFDYYNEATGKDGALTKREKALIALAVAHVKQCPYCIDAYTTQCLETGSNPEEMTEAVHVAAAMEAGMTLVHAVQMHNGLERQGG; encoded by the coding sequence ATGGCGGATTACTACCAGTCGAAAGATCTGAGCCGCTTTGCCGAGGTCGGAAAGTTTGCGGGCGACCTGATGAAAAAGTTCTTCGATTATTATAACGAGGCGACCGGCAAGGACGGCGCGTTGACCAAGCGGGAAAAGGCGCTGATCGCGCTCGCCGTGGCCCATGTCAAGCAATGCCCCTACTGCATCGACGCCTATACCACCCAGTGTTTGGAGACCGGCTCGAACCCGGAAGAGATGACCGAGGCGGTCCATGTCGCGGCCGCGATGGAAGCGGGCATGACGCTCGTTCATGCCGTTCAAATGCACAACGGCCTCGAGCGCCAGGGAGGATAG
- the arsS gene encoding arsenosugar biosynthesis radical SAM (seleno)protein ArsS (Some members of this family are selenoproteins.), producing the protein MQDEIRYPFAAVLDRHGLKLAPLSVETLQVNVGKLCNQACQHCHVDASPYRTEEMDRRTVDQCLNILRDHGVIRNLDITGGAPELNPHFDYFVTEARTIGKHVMVRHNLTVTFDGHPGTKASKEHLPEFFARNQVEVISSLPYYQEYFTDKQRGKGVFRKSIEGLKRLNAQGYGKEGGPLVLNLVYNPVGAFLPAAQAGLEADFKRRLHQEFGIVFNRLYTITNMPIHRFKKQLEHLGTYEAYMTKLLNAFNPSAAEGVMCRSLLSVGYDGQLYDCDFNQMAEMPVRAGEPMTVFNFDFDKLMNRRILFASHCFGCTAGAGSSCGGAVA; encoded by the coding sequence ATGCAGGACGAAATCCGCTATCCCTTTGCGGCCGTGCTCGACCGCCACGGGTTGAAGCTGGCCCCCCTTTCCGTCGAGACGCTCCAGGTCAATGTGGGGAAACTCTGCAATCAGGCCTGCCAGCACTGTCACGTCGACGCCTCCCCTTATCGCACCGAGGAAATGGACCGCAGGACGGTCGACCAATGCCTGAACATCCTGAGGGACCATGGCGTCATCCGGAACCTCGACATCACCGGCGGCGCCCCCGAGCTCAACCCCCACTTCGATTATTTTGTGACGGAGGCGAGAACGATCGGCAAGCACGTCATGGTCCGCCACAACCTGACCGTGACCTTCGACGGCCACCCGGGGACGAAGGCGTCGAAAGAGCACCTGCCGGAGTTTTTTGCGCGGAATCAAGTCGAAGTGATCTCTTCGCTGCCGTACTACCAGGAGTATTTCACGGACAAACAACGGGGAAAGGGGGTTTTCCGAAAAAGCATCGAGGGCCTGAAGCGGCTCAACGCGCAGGGGTATGGAAAAGAAGGCGGCCCGCTGGTCTTGAACCTGGTGTACAACCCCGTGGGCGCTTTTCTCCCCGCGGCGCAGGCCGGCCTGGAGGCGGATTTCAAGCGCCGGCTGCATCAGGAGTTCGGAATTGTGTTCAACCGGCTCTACACGATCACGAACATGCCCATCCACCGGTTTAAAAAACAGCTGGAGCATCTGGGCACGTACGAAGCGTACATGACGAAGCTTTTGAACGCGTTCAACCCGTCCGCCGCCGAGGGGGTCATGTGCCGCTCGCTTCTCAGCGTGGGCTACGACGGACAACTTTATGATTGCGACTTTAACCAGATGGCGGAGATGCCGGTCCGGGCCGGCGAGCCGATGACGGTCTTCAATTTCGATTTCGACAAACTCATGAACCGCCGGATCCTTTTCGCCTCCCACTGCTTCGGATGCACCGCCGGCGCGGGCAGCAGCTGCGGGGGCGCCGTCGCCTGA
- a CDS encoding DUF2007 domain-containing protein, with product MKRIKLVLNEVQWALAKEILAEAGIPFSILNEQFSSLYPGPAVGAFAREIVVADEDDEKARELLDGFFKPM from the coding sequence ATGAAGCGCATTAAATTGGTTCTCAACGAAGTTCAATGGGCCCTGGCCAAGGAAATTCTGGCGGAGGCCGGGATCCCGTTTTCGATCCTCAACGAGCAGTTCTCAAGCCTGTACCCCGGCCCGGCCGTGGGCGCGTTCGCGAGAGAGATCGTCGTCGCGGACGAGGATGACGAGAAGGCCCGCGAACTGCTCGATGGATTTTTTAAACCCATGTGA
- the ettA gene encoding energy-dependent translational throttle protein EttA: MATYQFIYTMNKVTKVVPPKRKILEDISLSFYPGAKIGVLGLNGSGKSSLLRIMAGADPDFLGEAKPAKGVKIGYLPQEPRLDAAKDVRGNVEEGVAGTKALLDEFNAVSARFSEPMSDDAMAALLEKQGRLQERIDAVNAWELDRQLEIAADALRIPPWDADVTKLSGGERRRVALCRLLLSAPDMLLLDEPTNHLDTESVAWLERFLKEFPGTVVAVTHDRYFLDNVAGWILELDRGRGIPWEGNYSSWLDQKTQRLALEEKQETAKRRALEHELEWVRTAPKGRHAKSKARLSAYEALASEETQKRNETKDIVIPPGPRLGDLVLEAADLRKGFGDRLLIDGLSFSLPKGGIVGIIGPNGAGKTTLFNLIAGIEKPDGGTLRIGDTVKIAYVNQSRDTLDDKKNVWEEISGGADVIHVGKREIPSRAYVGGFNFKNTDQQKRIKDLSGGERNRVHLAKVLKSGGNVLLLDEPSNDLDIETLRALEEALLDFAGCALIISHDRWFLDRISTHILAFEGESRVVWFEGNYQDYEADKHKRLGTDADQPHRIKYKKLTR, encoded by the coding sequence GTGGCGACGTATCAGTTTATTTACACGATGAACAAGGTGACGAAGGTTGTTCCCCCCAAGCGGAAAATCCTCGAAGACATTTCGCTCTCGTTCTATCCCGGAGCGAAGATCGGGGTGCTGGGGCTCAACGGGTCCGGCAAATCGAGCCTGCTCCGGATCATGGCCGGGGCCGACCCCGATTTCTTGGGGGAGGCGAAACCGGCCAAGGGGGTGAAGATCGGCTATCTGCCGCAGGAGCCGCGGCTCGACGCCGCCAAGGACGTGCGGGGCAACGTCGAGGAAGGGGTCGCCGGCACGAAGGCGCTGCTCGACGAATTCAACGCGGTCAGCGCACGGTTCTCCGAGCCGATGTCGGACGACGCGATGGCGGCCTTGCTCGAGAAACAGGGCCGGCTTCAGGAACGGATCGATGCGGTCAACGCCTGGGAGCTCGACCGGCAGCTGGAGATCGCCGCCGACGCCCTCCGGATCCCGCCCTGGGACGCCGACGTGACGAAACTCTCCGGGGGGGAACGGCGCCGGGTGGCGCTTTGCCGCCTGCTGTTGTCGGCCCCGGACATGCTTCTATTGGACGAGCCGACCAACCATCTCGACACCGAGTCGGTCGCCTGGCTCGAGCGCTTCCTCAAGGAATTTCCGGGGACTGTTGTCGCCGTCACGCACGACCGGTATTTTCTCGACAACGTCGCCGGCTGGATCCTGGAGCTGGACCGCGGGCGGGGCATTCCCTGGGAGGGCAACTATTCCTCCTGGCTCGACCAGAAGACGCAGCGTCTCGCGCTGGAGGAGAAGCAGGAGACGGCCAAGCGCCGGGCGCTGGAGCACGAGCTGGAATGGGTGCGCACCGCGCCGAAGGGGAGGCACGCCAAGAGCAAGGCGCGACTGAGCGCCTATGAAGCCCTGGCGTCGGAGGAGACGCAAAAAAGAAACGAGACGAAGGACATCGTCATCCCGCCGGGGCCGCGCCTCGGGGACCTCGTCCTCGAGGCGGCCGATCTCAGAAAGGGCTTCGGCGACCGCCTCCTGATCGACGGCCTCAGCTTCAGCCTTCCGAAGGGCGGGATCGTCGGGATCATCGGGCCGAACGGCGCCGGGAAGACGACGCTCTTCAATCTGATCGCCGGGATCGAGAAGCCCGACGGCGGAACGCTTCGGATCGGCGACACGGTGAAGATCGCCTACGTGAACCAGTCGCGCGACACGCTCGACGACAAAAAGAACGTTTGGGAGGAGATTTCCGGCGGGGCCGACGTGATCCATGTCGGAAAGCGGGAGATCCCCTCGCGGGCCTACGTCGGCGGGTTCAATTTCAAGAACACCGATCAGCAGAAGCGGATCAAGGACCTCTCCGGCGGGGAGCGGAACCGGGTCCACCTGGCGAAGGTCCTCAAAAGCGGCGGCAATGTCCTGCTGCTGGATGAGCCGAGCAACGATCTCGACATCGAGACGCTCCGCGCGCTGGAGGAGGCCCTGCTCGATTTCGCCGGCTGCGCGCTGATCATCAGCCACGACCGCTGGTTCCTCGACCGGATCTCAACCCACATACTGGCCTTCGAAGGGGAGAGCCGCGTCGTCTGGTTCGAGGGGAATTACCAGGACTACGAGGCCGACAAACACAAGCGCCTCGGAACGGACGCCGACCAGCCGCACCGGATCAAATACAAGAAGCTGACCCGCTAA